The following proteins are co-located in the Haliotis asinina isolate JCU_RB_2024 chromosome 13, JCU_Hal_asi_v2, whole genome shotgun sequence genome:
- the LOC137259931 gene encoding uncharacterized protein encodes MKPHAEYQFKKALSAMRNSGGGTLFVHVCDDISKGENTFRTTVVPVLESLLTDDETMSDAFSWRSLESRQGQVYKIEVLPSDTFIPVDVKTKLSGWCRDKHVSASFQKLRPLLLFPRNVSTAEPTVQGLTRINQVDAVKIYVDNIPWYYSLHAPFHASSALVNAIIDDHSLPEYVTSVSKRKQGGSVYVGQRRYDKTDDMSGVPYPMEWGKYGLQSMLADRLQKEIFIFKNRHSNVVLKTKDVFQIEIHDTGPNSGIIEVAVRPVDGCVFTDALGPVSFRIENKSLGEHHYKAFVRLSIDEWMETASG; translated from the coding sequence ATGAAACCACATGCGGAGTATCAGTTCAAGAAGGCTTTATCTGCAATGAGAAATTCAGGTGGTGGTACTCTGTTTGTGCATGTTTGTGATGACATAAGTAAAGGAGAAAATACATTTCGAACGACTGTTGTCCCTGTATTGGAGTCACTGTTAACTGACGACGAGACAATGTCAGATGCTTTCAGCTGGCGTTCTTTGGAGAGTAGACAGGGGCAAGTGtacaaaatagaagtcttgcCATCCGACACATTTATCCCTGTCGACGTGAAAACAAAGCTGTCTGGTTGGTGCCGAGATAAACATGTATCGGCTTCATTTCAGAAATTAAGGCCGCTTCTGTTGTTTCCACGCAACGTATCAACGGCAGAGCCCACTGTGCAAGGACTGACTCGCATAAACCAAGTTGATGCTGTGAAGATCTATGTTGACAATATACCTTGGTATTATTCATTGCATGCACCTTTCCATGCCTCAAGCGCATTGGTAAACGCTATCATTGATGATCACTCTTTACCTGAATATGTCACATCCGTTTCTAAGAGAAAACAGGGTGGATCGGTATATGTTGGTCAGAGACGCTATGACAAAACAGATGATATGTCTGGAGTACCCTATCCCATGGAATGGGGAAAATATGGACTGCAAAGCATGCTTGCAGATAGACTAcagaaggaaatatttattttcaagaaTAGACATTCAAATGTCGTACTAAAGACAAAAGATGTGTTTCAGATTGAAATCCACGACACTGGACCAAACTCTGGCATCATTGAAGTCGCCGTGAGACCTGTTGATGGATGTGTGTTCACTGATGCTTTAGGTCCAGTTTCGTTCAgaattgaaaacaaatcctTGGGCGAACACCACTACAAagcatttgtcaggttgtccaTTGATGAGTGGATGGAAACAGCCTCAGGCTGA